In Thermococcus sp., the following proteins share a genomic window:
- a CDS encoding serine/threonine-protein kinase — MDRLVAKINWSFNRWKGFDWESFERRYDSGFEFVRRTGYAHEWWNFYEDFSPNKYYGFTIRTPQKFHRGIVLFISMNPLNRRWYFVGFYCDAVRPPTDASPGVPIRNLLPNEVIMELEELLRNPNWKDRHLAYVSRVLSGEEEYLGTLVAPKECSASFLPEAYLEVFPEDLGVSRIGGQWKITYRITPAQVKRLLEEVKRRHEVITSEEAQLIVERINRALERLREDSVTGGRERGTKWVLTFPGNARRTGRTGTRNAPGFPLELLQRYEPLEFLGEGGFARVYKVRRKKDGKVVALKIPRIDERTSKTFLREVSTWFQLNHPNIVKLYDADILPVPYLEMEFVEGANVGGKVVRTLEKLSKPVDEQTALRIVRGIAEGLKHAHSKGIYHLDLKPGNVLLKSDLTPKITDWGLAKIGTMSSGRSVMGYTPLYAAPEHLMPSKYGNTDAGTDVWQLGAIFYELLTGKVPFEGYTYEEVFGKITDENYRHKPPSEFNPALAKYDGIFEKLLAKRKEERYQSVEEFLKDLNELEESEKRRAELESRVEELKKTLAKSVEALKRSKTAEEVRENSRLVVQTLSKLALAYAELNKKAELLNTLNDLKFYTTQNREELGKAIETLELMIRENLPVGEDFVERLKVLLHKIERENGV, encoded by the coding sequence TTGGACAGGCTTGTGGCGAAGATAAACTGGTCCTTCAACCGATGGAAGGGCTTCGATTGGGAATCCTTTGAGAGGAGGTACGACTCCGGGTTTGAGTTCGTCAGGAGAACCGGCTATGCTCATGAGTGGTGGAACTTCTACGAGGACTTTTCCCCCAACAAGTACTATGGCTTCACAATTAGGACCCCTCAGAAGTTCCACCGTGGAATCGTGCTCTTCATAAGTATGAACCCCCTTAACAGGAGATGGTACTTCGTTGGATTTTACTGCGATGCCGTTAGACCCCCAACGGACGCCTCCCCAGGGGTTCCAATCAGGAACCTTCTCCCGAATGAGGTCATAATGGAACTCGAGGAGCTACTGAGGAACCCGAACTGGAAGGACAGGCATCTGGCCTACGTCTCGCGGGTTCTCTCCGGTGAGGAGGAATACCTGGGCACGCTCGTCGCCCCCAAGGAGTGCTCGGCATCGTTTTTGCCCGAGGCTTATCTGGAGGTTTTCCCGGAGGATTTGGGCGTCTCTCGTATCGGCGGACAGTGGAAGATAACCTACAGGATAACCCCAGCCCAGGTCAAAAGGCTCCTGGAGGAGGTGAAAAGACGGCATGAGGTTATCACCAGCGAAGAGGCACAGTTAATCGTGGAGAGGATAAATCGAGCCCTGGAGAGGCTCAGGGAAGACTCTGTTACCGGAGGGCGGGAAAGAGGGACGAAGTGGGTTCTTACGTTTCCAGGTAACGCGCGCAGAACCGGGAGGACGGGTACGAGGAACGCTCCAGGTTTCCCGTTGGAGCTTCTTCAGCGCTACGAGCCCCTGGAATTCCTTGGTGAGGGTGGGTTCGCCAGGGTTTACAAGGTGAGACGAAAGAAGGACGGTAAGGTAGTTGCGCTGAAAATCCCAAGGATAGACGAGAGGACGAGCAAGACTTTCCTCCGCGAGGTTTCGACATGGTTCCAGTTGAACCACCCGAACATTGTAAAGCTCTACGATGCCGACATTCTCCCGGTCCCGTACCTTGAGATGGAGTTTGTTGAAGGCGCCAACGTTGGCGGGAAGGTAGTTAGAACGCTTGAGAAATTGTCCAAGCCCGTTGATGAGCAAACCGCTCTGAGGATAGTAAGGGGAATCGCCGAAGGACTAAAACATGCCCACTCGAAAGGCATCTACCACCTTGACCTAAAGCCTGGAAACGTTCTCCTCAAGAGTGACCTAACGCCAAAGATAACCGACTGGGGACTCGCAAAAATCGGAACGATGAGCTCGGGAAGGAGCGTCATGGGCTACACACCGCTCTACGCCGCACCCGAGCACCTGATGCCCAGTAAATACGGCAACACCGATGCGGGAACCGACGTATGGCAACTCGGGGCGATTTTCTACGAGTTGCTGACCGGCAAAGTTCCCTTCGAGGGCTACACATACGAGGAGGTCTTCGGCAAGATAACCGACGAGAACTACCGCCACAAACCCCCTTCGGAGTTTAACCCCGCCCTTGCGAAGTACGACGGCATTTTTGAGAAGTTACTTGCAAAGAGGAAGGAGGAGCGCTATCAGTCGGTTGAGGAGTTCCTGAAGGACCTCAACGAGCTTGAGGAGAGTGAAAAACGCAGGGCGGAACTTGAATCCCGGGTGGAGGAGCTGAAGAAGACCCTGGCCAAAAGCGTGGAGGCGTTAAAGAGAAGCAAGACCGCGGAGGAAGTCAGGGAAAACAGCAGGCTCGTCGTGCAGACGCTCTCAAAGCTCGCCCTGGCCTACGCGGAGCTCAACAAAAAGGCGGAACTGCTGAACACGCTCAACGACCTGAAGTTCTACACGACGCAAAACAGGGAGGAACTGGGAAAGGCCATCGAGACCCTTGAGTTGATGATTAGGGAGAACCTGCCCGTGGGGGAGGACTTTGTTGAGAGGCTAAAGGTCCTCCTCCACAAGATAGAGCGCGAAAACGGGGTGTGA
- a CDS encoding serine/threonine-protein kinase → MPRKSLEEDFVRRLVISIFLIALLKGFGLLISFFVFLPWVERFLRETGSRGPYPRPRQVPRPMPREPSSKSRNRGIPLADGLIFEAPKKLIRGTEALIKVGFRNRTGKSLRVSIDLSELALHGKLERKVIGFYLLPGEERSEYVRFVPSKAGRHSIAVRVSSGPFVEVKTFEIEITGESGVSGLDALLSRYERVELIGEGGFGRVYRALKDGRWIALKVPHVVNKRTGKLFLREVSVWRELKHGNVVKLHDANLAPYPYIEMELCDRSLEDVKKPLSPGRVAEIAFEIAEGLKYAHSKGIIHRDLKPSNVLLKGSKPKISDWGLAKVLFESGTTTVTAMTPYYAAPEQISPSRFGEVDERTDVWQLGVLMYELSTGRRPFEGSDFVEVAGRIVMEEPVKPSELNPKAKPLDGIILRCLRKDKEERYESMEELQRDLAEILGVKYREGLKRSVELSRSAYYAGQLFLLHLRIGDTKEALKYARDFLRYAKGKERKELEGLIEQIELRIEEGLPVPEELVEKGEVIVHSVGGF, encoded by the coding sequence ATGCCGAGGAAGAGCCTCGAAGAGGACTTCGTCAGGCGACTCGTCATCTCGATTTTCCTGATTGCCCTCCTGAAGGGCTTTGGGTTACTCATATCGTTTTTCGTCTTCCTACCGTGGGTGGAGAGGTTCCTGAGGGAAACCGGCTCACGGGGGCCATATCCCAGGCCCAGACAGGTTCCGAGGCCGATGCCGAGGGAACCGAGTAGCAAGAGTAGAAATCGTGGGATTCCTCTCGCTGACGGGTTGATTTTTGAGGCGCCGAAAAAGTTAATCCGGGGAACTGAGGCACTGATAAAGGTCGGCTTCAGGAACAGGACAGGAAAAAGCCTTCGCGTTTCGATAGACCTGTCCGAGTTAGCTCTTCATGGGAAGCTGGAGAGAAAGGTCATCGGCTTTTACCTTCTCCCCGGGGAGGAGAGGAGCGAGTACGTGCGTTTCGTGCCTTCTAAAGCTGGGAGGCATTCGATTGCAGTTCGCGTTAGCTCAGGGCCGTTTGTGGAGGTGAAAACCTTCGAAATCGAGATTACCGGGGAGAGCGGGGTTAGCGGACTGGATGCGCTCCTGTCGAGGTATGAAAGGGTCGAGCTCATAGGCGAAGGGGGCTTTGGCAGGGTCTACCGTGCCCTAAAGGATGGCAGATGGATCGCTCTCAAGGTTCCCCACGTTGTAAACAAGAGAACCGGAAAGCTCTTCCTCCGCGAGGTTTCGGTATGGCGCGAACTCAAACATGGCAACGTAGTGAAACTCCACGACGCCAATCTGGCTCCATACCCCTACATAGAGATGGAACTCTGCGACCGCTCCCTTGAGGACGTTAAGAAACCCCTTTCCCCTGGAAGAGTTGCTGAGATAGCCTTTGAAATAGCGGAGGGATTAAAATACGCCCACTCCAAGGGGATAATCCACCGCGATTTGAAGCCCAGTAACGTCCTTCTCAAGGGCTCCAAGCCGAAGATAAGCGACTGGGGGCTGGCGAAGGTTCTCTTCGAGAGTGGAACCACGACGGTAACGGCTATGACGCCCTACTACGCCGCGCCGGAGCAGATAAGCCCCTCACGCTTCGGGGAAGTTGACGAGAGAACCGACGTGTGGCAGTTGGGAGTTCTCATGTACGAGCTCTCGACCGGAAGGAGGCCCTTTGAGGGGAGTGATTTTGTCGAGGTTGCCGGAAGGATAGTCATGGAGGAACCGGTGAAACCGAGCGAGCTGAACCCCAAGGCAAAGCCCCTTGACGGAATAATCCTCCGCTGTCTGAGGAAGGATAAGGAGGAGCGCTACGAAAGTATGGAAGAACTGCAGAGGGACCTGGCCGAAATACTCGGTGTCAAATACAGGGAGGGGCTCAAAAGGAGCGTCGAGCTGTCGCGCTCGGCCTACTACGCGGGCCAGCTGTTTCTCCTCCATCTCAGGATTGGAGACACAAAGGAGGCGTTAAAATACGCGAGGGACTTCCTACGGTACGCGAAGGGGAAGGAGAGGAAAGAACTTGAAGGACTCATCGAACAGATTGAACTGAGGATTGAAGAGGGGCTCCCCGTTCCGGAGGAGCTCGTTGAGAAGGGTGAGGTTATCGTTCACTCGGTTGGTGGTTTCTGA
- a CDS encoding thiamine ABC transporter substrate-binding protein — MKRIMALLLMAVLLVSLTGARPVKAEETLTVYSYDSIEPWMKEIIPIFEKEYGVKVQLVTFGDAGEVLSKLIIEKNNPQADVVVGIDNSYLQKALQAGILIPYKPENARYIPEWIIKDFDPTFHLTPYDYGAIAIVYKKDVIKNPPKTFEDLTKPEWKGKLIVENPLTSSTGMAFLLWTIGVYGDRWPYYWEKLKQNDVIIVKGWSAGWEMWDKNQAPLFVSYATDPAYAACEENSTNIGAIFLNNTAYVQIEGAGIVKGTKHLKLAQEFINFLISKEAQEKLPTTQWMYPVNKEVKPPTCFNYALNVSSAKVISIPAEELAKNTDKWLKEWRELMVEGKKPEEISPTQTSSSDRTTTTEGKKGSSICGPGLIVGLTVAPLLLRRRL, encoded by the coding sequence ATGAAGAGAATAATGGCACTGCTCCTGATGGCCGTTCTCCTTGTGTCCCTCACGGGGGCGAGGCCAGTCAAGGCCGAGGAGACGCTGACAGTTTACTCCTACGACAGCATTGAACCCTGGATGAAGGAGATAATTCCAATATTTGAGAAGGAGTATGGGGTCAAGGTTCAGCTTGTGACCTTTGGAGATGCCGGAGAAGTCCTGAGCAAGCTTATAATCGAAAAGAACAACCCTCAGGCTGACGTCGTGGTTGGAATAGATAACAGCTACCTCCAGAAGGCCCTGCAGGCCGGCATTCTAATCCCATACAAGCCCGAAAACGCGAGGTACATACCGGAGTGGATTATCAAGGACTTTGACCCGACCTTCCACCTGACCCCCTACGATTATGGAGCCATAGCGATAGTCTACAAGAAGGATGTCATTAAGAACCCGCCGAAGACCTTTGAAGACCTGACCAAGCCGGAATGGAAGGGCAAGCTAATAGTTGAGAACCCACTCACAAGCTCAACGGGAATGGCGTTCCTCCTCTGGACGATAGGAGTTTACGGCGACAGGTGGCCGTACTACTGGGAGAAGCTCAAGCAGAACGACGTAATAATTGTCAAAGGCTGGAGCGCCGGCTGGGAGATGTGGGACAAGAACCAGGCCCCTCTCTTTGTCAGCTACGCCACAGACCCCGCCTATGCTGCCTGTGAGGAGAACAGCACAAACATCGGTGCGATTTTCCTCAACAACACAGCTTACGTCCAGATTGAGGGTGCCGGAATCGTCAAGGGAACTAAGCACCTTAAGCTCGCCCAGGAGTTCATAAACTTCCTGATAAGTAAGGAAGCCCAGGAGAAGCTTCCAACTACCCAGTGGATGTATCCTGTCAATAAGGAAGTAAAGCCCCCGACATGCTTCAACTATGCACTCAACGTTAGCTCAGCGAAAGTCATCTCGATACCGGCCGAGGAGCTCGCTAAGAACACAGACAAGTGGCTCAAAGAATGGAGGGAACTGATGGTCGAGGGCAAAAAGCCCGAGGAAATATCGCCAACCCAAACGAGTTCATCGGACAGGACGACAACGACAGAGGGTAAGAAGGGTTCAAGTATCTGCGGTCCCGGTTTGATTGTCGGACTTACGGTGGCGCCTCTCCTACTGAGGAGGAGGCTCTGA
- the asnS gene encoding asparagine--tRNA ligase, producing MIDKVYCADVKPEMEGKRVKLAGWVYRKREVGKKVFIVLRDSSGIVQVVFSKDLNEEAYREAKKLGIESSVIIEGTVKADPRAPTGAEVQADKLEIIQNVDFFPITKDASPEFLLDVRHLHLRSPKVASIMKVKATLVQAAREWLLQDGWYEVFPPILVTGAVEGGSTLFKLKYFDKTAYLSQSAQLYLEAAIFGLEKVWSLTPSFRAEKSRTRRHLTEFWHLELEAAWMDLWDIMKVEEELVSYMVQRTLELRRSEIETFRKDLTTLKNAIPPFPRISYDEAIEILQSKGVNIEWGEDMGADEERVLTEEFEAPFFVYGYPKGIKAFYMKEDPEDPRKVLAADMLAPEGYGEIIGGSQREDDYNKLVQRILEEGMKPEDYEWYLDLRKYGSVPHSGFGLGLERLVAWVLNLDHVRWATLFPRTPSRLYP from the coding sequence GTGATTGATAAGGTTTACTGTGCCGATGTTAAACCCGAAATGGAAGGAAAGAGGGTTAAACTCGCAGGCTGGGTTTATAGGAAGAGGGAGGTCGGAAAGAAGGTCTTCATAGTGCTGAGGGACTCAAGCGGAATCGTCCAGGTCGTCTTTTCAAAGGACCTGAACGAAGAGGCCTACAGGGAAGCGAAGAAGCTCGGCATCGAATCGAGCGTAATCATTGAGGGAACGGTAAAAGCCGACCCCCGTGCTCCGACCGGAGCTGAAGTTCAGGCCGACAAGCTCGAGATAATCCAGAACGTTGACTTCTTCCCGATAACGAAAGACGCCAGTCCAGAATTCCTCCTTGACGTTAGGCACCTCCACCTCCGCTCGCCGAAGGTAGCGAGCATAATGAAGGTTAAAGCCACTCTCGTTCAAGCGGCCAGAGAGTGGCTCCTCCAGGACGGCTGGTACGAGGTCTTTCCTCCGATACTCGTTACTGGAGCGGTTGAAGGCGGTTCAACCCTGTTCAAGCTCAAGTACTTCGATAAGACCGCTTACCTCAGCCAGTCGGCACAGCTCTACCTTGAGGCGGCCATCTTCGGCCTCGAAAAGGTCTGGTCGCTTACGCCGAGCTTCAGGGCAGAGAAGAGCAGGACAAGGAGACACCTCACCGAGTTCTGGCACCTTGAGCTTGAGGCCGCCTGGATGGATCTCTGGGACATCATGAAGGTGGAGGAAGAACTCGTAAGCTACATGGTGCAGAGAACGCTCGAGCTCAGGAGGAGCGAGATTGAGACATTCAGGAAGGACTTAACGACCCTTAAAAACGCGATTCCACCCTTCCCGAGGATAAGCTACGACGAGGCTATAGAGATACTCCAGAGCAAGGGAGTAAACATAGAATGGGGCGAGGACATGGGGGCGGATGAAGAGAGAGTTTTGACAGAAGAGTTCGAGGCCCCGTTCTTCGTCTACGGCTATCCAAAGGGCATCAAGGCCTTCTACATGAAGGAAGACCCCGAAGACCCGAGGAAGGTCCTCGCAGCGGACATGCTGGCTCCGGAAGGCTACGGCGAGATTATAGGTGGTTCCCAGCGTGAGGACGATTATAACAAGCTCGTGCAGAGAATCCTTGAGGAGGGCATGAAGCCCGAGGACTACGAGTGGTATCTGGATTTAAGGAAGTACGGTTCAGTCCCGCACAGCGGTTTCGGTCTTGGCTTGGAAAGGCTCGTCGCATGGGTTCTCAATCTCGACCACGTTCGCTGGGCGACCCTCTTCCCGAGGACACCGAGCAGGCTGTATCCATGA
- a CDS encoding chromosome assembly protein, producing MGIRDVFGRKSTVEKLSLRELQEEEIRLRNRLERLKKDINAIEKRKKEIFQQGTGADKLKKKMLAQEIKSLDMEEKLKLKEFTTAQKQYTLIKNLIVVKKYEKELRKVGVWDKLKKVEPGELEKALIRINLDGKEFNEMVESLNRVFEMEIAEFEEGEDETEKELFEAWTQVESGEAEPEEVVEKVLKAETEEE from the coding sequence ATGGGAATACGAGACGTTTTTGGTAGGAAAAGCACCGTTGAGAAGCTCTCCCTCAGGGAACTCCAGGAGGAGGAGATTAGGCTTAGGAACCGGCTCGAGAGGCTGAAGAAGGACATAAACGCCATAGAAAAGAGGAAGAAGGAGATCTTCCAGCAGGGCACAGGGGCCGACAAACTCAAGAAAAAGATGCTCGCCCAGGAAATTAAGAGCCTGGATATGGAGGAGAAGCTCAAGCTCAAGGAGTTCACGACGGCCCAGAAGCAGTACACCCTGATAAAGAACCTAATCGTCGTCAAGAAGTACGAGAAGGAGCTCCGCAAGGTTGGAGTCTGGGACAAGCTCAAGAAGGTGGAACCTGGAGAGCTTGAGAAGGCCCTCATAAGGATAAACCTCGACGGCAAGGAGTTCAACGAGATGGTGGAGAGCCTTAACAGGGTCTTCGAGATGGAGATAGCCGAGTTCGAGGAGGGCGAAGACGAGACGGAGAAGGAGCTCTTCGAGGCCTGGACCCAGGTTGAGAGCGGTGAGGCGGAACCAGAGGAAGTTGTGGAGAAGGTCCTGAAGGCCGAGACGGAGGAGGAGTGA
- the tgtA gene encoding tRNA guanosine(15) transglycosylase TgtA: MEFRFEVKARDAAGRIGKLTVNGKTIETPAIMPVVNPKQLIVTPKELKEMGFGIIITNSYIVYKTPELREKALDMGIHKLLDYDGIIEVDSGSFQLMRYGDVKVTNREIVQFQQAIGVDIGTFLDIPTPPDAPREKAEEDLRITLERAREAEEIKEIAMNAAVQGSTYPDLRTYAAKRLSEMNFEIHPIGAVVPLMESYRYRDLVDVVIASKLGLRPDRPVHLFGAGHPMIFALAVAMGVDLFDSASYALYAKDDRYLTPEGTKKLEELEYFPCSCPVCSRYTPQELREMPKEERTRLLAIHNLWVIKEELNRVKQAIKEGTLWELVDERARSHPKLYSAYKRLLEYRDYLEKNEPITKASAFFKVSEESLRWPTAVRARERAERVKRKFPETVRHPIFGEIPRHLSLSYPFAQSEGEEDFTIEKPKKTEAKKYVMAIAEYQFGEGAGEAFRDAFVELSRKTGMPRQIKVKGKHLATFRAEDGLLTLGIEGAKRLHEVLPFPRMRVVVKGDAEPFARKGRNVFAKFVVDADPGIRPYDEVLVVNERDELLATGQTLLNGEELKVFQSGLAVKVRRGVEK, from the coding sequence ATGGAGTTCAGGTTCGAGGTTAAGGCCAGAGACGCCGCTGGAAGAATTGGAAAGCTGACCGTTAACGGGAAGACCATAGAAACCCCCGCAATAATGCCTGTGGTTAATCCAAAACAGCTCATCGTAACGCCAAAGGAGCTCAAGGAGATGGGCTTTGGGATTATCATCACGAACTCCTACATCGTCTACAAGACACCTGAGCTCAGGGAAAAGGCCCTTGATATGGGAATTCATAAACTGCTCGACTACGATGGGATAATCGAGGTTGATTCCGGCAGTTTCCAGCTCATGCGATATGGGGATGTTAAGGTCACGAACCGCGAAATAGTCCAGTTCCAGCAGGCAATAGGCGTCGACATAGGCACTTTTCTCGACATACCAACTCCGCCTGACGCTCCAAGAGAGAAAGCTGAGGAGGATTTAAGGATAACGCTGGAGAGGGCCAGGGAAGCGGAGGAAATAAAGGAGATAGCGATGAATGCGGCCGTTCAGGGTTCAACCTACCCAGACCTCAGGACTTACGCCGCTAAAAGGCTCAGCGAGATGAACTTCGAGATTCATCCAATCGGTGCGGTAGTTCCGCTGATGGAGAGCTACCGGTATAGAGACCTTGTTGACGTAGTTATCGCATCGAAGCTCGGCCTTAGACCTGACAGGCCAGTCCACCTCTTCGGTGCAGGCCATCCGATGATTTTCGCTTTAGCCGTTGCCATGGGTGTTGACCTCTTTGATTCTGCCAGCTACGCTCTCTACGCAAAGGACGACCGCTATTTAACGCCGGAGGGGACGAAAAAGCTTGAGGAGCTCGAGTACTTCCCCTGCTCCTGTCCCGTCTGTTCCCGCTATACCCCTCAGGAACTCAGGGAGATGCCAAAGGAAGAGAGGACAAGACTTTTGGCAATCCACAACCTCTGGGTTATTAAGGAGGAGCTCAACAGGGTGAAGCAGGCGATAAAGGAAGGAACGCTGTGGGAGCTGGTTGACGAGAGGGCGAGGAGTCATCCAAAGCTATACTCGGCTTACAAGCGTCTGCTCGAATACAGGGACTACCTCGAGAAGAACGAGCCGATAACCAAAGCCAGCGCCTTCTTCAAGGTGAGCGAGGAATCCCTGAGGTGGCCCACAGCCGTTAGGGCCAGAGAACGGGCCGAGCGTGTAAAGAGAAAATTCCCGGAAACGGTAAGGCACCCGATTTTCGGCGAGATTCCGAGGCACCTCAGCTTAAGCTATCCTTTTGCCCAGAGCGAGGGCGAGGAGGACTTTACCATAGAGAAACCCAAAAAGACGGAGGCCAAAAAATACGTAATGGCCATAGCAGAATACCAGTTCGGGGAAGGGGCTGGAGAGGCTTTCAGGGATGCCTTCGTTGAGCTTTCAAGAAAGACAGGCATGCCGAGGCAGATTAAGGTCAAGGGCAAGCACCTCGCTACCTTTAGAGCCGAGGACGGTCTCTTGACGCTTGGAATAGAAGGAGCCAAGAGGCTCCATGAAGTTCTTCCGTTCCCGAGGATGCGTGTCGTTGTGAAGGGCGATGCCGAGCCCTTCGCAAGAAAGGGGAGGAACGTCTTCGCGAAGTTTGTAGTTGATGCCGACCCGGGAATAAGGCCTTATGATGAGGTTCTGGTGGTGAACGAGCGGGATGAGCTTCTCGCGACAGGCCAAACGCTCTTAAACGGTGAGGAGCTGAAGGTTTTCCAGAGCGGTTTGGCCGTGAAAGTGAGGAGGGGGGTTGAGAAGTAG
- a CDS encoding amidohydrolase, protein MFALLGKLVDYNSLRDGAVIVDGNIIQAVISEEELKDWGIDEVYGGEDYIITPGFVNAHTHVTMARFRGLGEDLPTEEWLEKIIWPMEKTWSKKEVREWAEVGIREALANGSTTINDHYFFANEIARVAEKLGIRAFIGQTVMDEVDFPLASPEEGFRFFKRWDGKSELVKPVFAPHATNTVSEELMRELAGLSEETGARVHIHLAQSRAEVREVKKRYGFSPVSLLKRAGLLNERLVGVHGVYLGVSDFKALTQAGSTLVHCPTSNVKLEAKTVNLRLLLDFGLNVALGNDSPNPTGILDPFLEMRTAGVIANMTAGKAHAVPAREIFGMATLFGARALGLRAGLIKPGYLADLVLINADKPWFMPMENVYSLLVYSARGSDVEKVVINGKIVWTNPSSSFQSP, encoded by the coding sequence ATGTTTGCTTTACTTGGAAAGCTCGTTGATTATAACTCCCTCCGCGACGGCGCTGTTATAGTCGATGGAAACATTATCCAGGCGGTTATTTCCGAGGAGGAGCTGAAAGACTGGGGAATCGATGAGGTTTACGGCGGGGAAGACTACATTATAACACCCGGATTTGTCAACGCCCACACCCACGTGACGATGGCAAGGTTTAGGGGTCTGGGTGAGGATTTACCCACGGAGGAGTGGCTTGAAAAAATCATATGGCCTATGGAAAAGACTTGGAGCAAAAAAGAAGTCAGAGAATGGGCGGAGGTTGGCATTAGGGAAGCGCTCGCGAACGGTTCGACGACGATAAACGACCACTACTTCTTTGCCAATGAGATAGCCAGAGTCGCTGAAAAACTCGGGATAAGGGCCTTCATCGGGCAAACGGTTATGGACGAGGTGGACTTCCCCCTCGCCAGCCCTGAGGAAGGCTTTAGGTTCTTCAAACGCTGGGATGGAAAAAGCGAACTCGTTAAACCCGTGTTTGCCCCCCATGCGACCAACACCGTCTCGGAGGAGCTTATGCGTGAACTTGCTGGTCTTTCGGAGGAAACCGGCGCGAGGGTTCACATACACCTTGCCCAGAGCAGGGCGGAGGTTAGAGAAGTCAAGAAGCGCTATGGCTTTTCGCCAGTTAGTTTGCTGAAAAGAGCTGGTCTCTTGAACGAGAGGCTGGTAGGGGTTCACGGCGTTTACCTTGGCGTTTCAGACTTCAAAGCTCTCACTCAAGCAGGCTCGACGCTCGTCCACTGTCCGACGAGCAATGTCAAGCTTGAGGCGAAGACTGTTAACCTGAGACTTCTTCTGGATTTTGGACTCAACGTTGCCCTCGGCAACGACTCGCCAAACCCAACGGGAATCCTTGACCCGTTCCTTGAGATGAGGACGGCTGGAGTAATAGCAAACATGACAGCTGGAAAAGCCCACGCGGTTCCGGCGCGGGAAATATTCGGTATGGCGACGCTCTTTGGGGCGAGGGCGCTCGGCCTGAGGGCAGGGCTGATAAAGCCAGGCTACTTAGCGGATTTGGTCCTCATAAACGCCGACAAACCGTGGTTCATGCCGATGGAAAACGTTTATTCGCTCCTCGTTTACTCCGCGAGGGGAAGCGATGTCGAAAAGGTTGTGATAAATGGAAAGATTGTGTGGACTAACCCTTCATCATCTTTTCAATCTCCCTGA
- a CDS encoding inorganic phosphate transporter: MLEVVATAIFMAWAVGANDSAKAVGTAVGSGIVGFKRAVLIIAVFTTLGAVIGHSAVSGTITRLASGLLPGEVALALFSAASAVTIASLWGRPISTTQSIIGALIGSSLALGLPVDWWTIAKIISAWFFSPVFASLLAIAIYKLYKPLLRRIKCLKNLELTQKWLVFLASAYSAFNLGTNEVSNVIGLAKAGGMSNPNAFLALIMALGTLTFSYEVMMTIGRDIAPLGPTSAFSSQFGASIAVSVANLFGLPVSSGQAIVGAISGLSAYKGERVNKKLLVDIVKSWVRAPLFAGLLAFLLIRLFSAGF; this comes from the coding sequence ATGCTGGAGGTCGTAGCGACTGCCATTTTTATGGCATGGGCCGTTGGAGCGAACGACAGTGCAAAGGCTGTAGGAACCGCCGTCGGCTCCGGGATAGTGGGTTTTAAGCGGGCTGTCCTGATAATAGCCGTCTTTACCACCCTTGGTGCCGTTATAGGACACTCGGCGGTTTCAGGAACGATAACAAGGTTAGCTAGCGGACTCCTTCCGGGAGAAGTTGCCCTGGCCCTCTTCAGTGCGGCCTCCGCAGTCACAATAGCGAGTCTCTGGGGCAGGCCAATCTCAACGACCCAGTCCATAATAGGCGCCCTAATAGGTTCATCCCTTGCCCTTGGCCTTCCCGTTGACTGGTGGACTATCGCTAAAATAATCTCCGCCTGGTTCTTCTCGCCGGTCTTTGCCTCCCTCTTAGCAATAGCGATATACAAACTCTACAAACCCCTACTGAGGAGGATAAAGTGTCTCAAGAACCTTGAGCTGACCCAGAAGTGGCTCGTCTTCCTGGCCTCGGCATACTCGGCCTTCAACCTCGGAACTAACGAGGTCTCAAACGTGATAGGCCTGGCCAAGGCAGGCGGTATGTCAAACCCCAACGCTTTCCTTGCTCTCATCATGGCACTTGGAACTCTCACCTTCAGCTACGAAGTCATGATGACCATAGGAAGAGACATAGCCCCACTCGGGCCGACTTCGGCCTTCTCAAGCCAGTTCGGTGCATCCATAGCTGTGAGCGTCGCGAACCTCTTTGGCCTACCCGTGAGCTCGGGACAGGCGATAGTGGGGGCGATAAGCGGGCTGAGCGCCTACAAGGGAGAAAGGGTAAACAAAAAGCTCCTAGTTGACATCGTGAAGAGCTGGGTGAGGGCACCCCTTTTTGCGGGCCTTCTGGCGTTTCTCCTGATTAGGCTCTTCTCGGCAGGCTTTTAA